A DNA window from Vanacampus margaritifer isolate UIUO_Vmar chromosome 19, RoL_Vmar_1.0, whole genome shotgun sequence contains the following coding sequences:
- the epb41l2 gene encoding band 4.1-like protein 2 isoform X5, producing the protein MKLVVCHVTLLDGSDFTCEVEKRAKGLFLFFKVCEHLNLLEKDYFGLTYTDHHEQKCWLDPTKEIKRQIRSNNWQFAFNVKFYPPDPSLLTEDITRYLLCLQLREDVASGRLPCSFVTHALLGSYTLQAEIGDYEPDQSRPLDYISQLTFAPNQSKEMEEKILELHKSHKGMTPAQADTQFLENAKKLSMYGVDMHHAKDSEGVDIMLGVCGNGLLVYKDRLRINRFAWPKILKISYKRNNFYIKIRPGETEQFESTVGFKLQNHRSAKRLWKVCVENHSFFRLNAPEPPITPRFLTLGSKFRYSGRTQTQTRLASTLIDRPAPAFERTSSKRISRSLDGAPMISITEVGRDTTENGHEPHLDLHSDSKNPMRVRVDNIYVKHSNLMLEDHDKTQEEVLKHQASVSELKRSFMEAPPPSPPQHNLWEKRITASPAITARVQQPAAAPVTEAAATAASAADNSDTKEPIKTTEVEIEETVVVQEISTKAVVPEEHAQGVKAEDQKEKMKQRESVSSESESDGEAEYHPNNALAPVSICRTQIPEEGEEEEEQEKSGQVSQPAQPAKLEEVKKEAEEDTVTPGEAPNGPTRHEEADAPPREEVPKVNGEATVVDARPQVICCSQPPVVKTEMVTISDTFAAQKTEIATMEVPIVHTETKTITYEAAQLDGSGDGEPGILMTAQTITSESLCTTTTTHITKTLKGGLSETRIEKRIVISGDCNIDHDEN; encoded by the exons AAACGGGCCAAGGGTCTGTTCCTGTTCTTCAAGGTATGCGAACACCTCAATCTACTTGAGAAGGACTACTTTGGTCTGACGTACACGGACCACCACGAGCAGAAG TGCTGGTTGGACCCCACCAAGGAAATCAAGAGACAAATCCGCA GTAACAACTGGCAGTTTGCATTCAACGTCAAATTCTACCCACCTGATCCCTCGCTGCTCACTGAAGACATCACAAG GTACCTGTTGTGTCTGCAGCTCCGTGAAGACGTGGCCTCCGGTCGACTGCCTTGCTCGTTTGTCACTCACGCTCTCCTGGGCTCATACACACTGCAG GCGGAAATTGGTGACTACGAACCCGACCAGTCTCGGCCTCTGGACTACATCAGCCAGCTGACTTTTGCCCCCAATCAAAGTAAAGAAATGGAAGAGAAGATTTTGGAGCTACACAAGTCCCACAA GGGAATGACACCAGCGCAGGCCGACACACAATTTCTAGAAAACGCCAAGAAGTTGTCCATGTACGGGGTGGACATGCATCATGCTAAG GATTCTGAGGGCGTGGACATCATGCTGGGAGTGTGCGGCAACGGACTGTTGGTCTACAAGGACCGCCTTCGGATAAATCGCTTTGCTTGGCCCAAAATCCTCAAGATTTCCTACAAGAGGAACAACTTCTACATCAAGATCCGACCCGGAGAG ACGGAGCAATTTGAGAGCACGGTGGGATTCAAACTCCAGAATCACCGCTCCGCCAAACGGCTGTGGAAAGTCTGCGTGGAGAACCACAGCTTCTTCAG GCTAAACGCCCCCGAGCCCCCCATCACCCCCCGCTTCTTGACTCTGGGCTCCAAGTTCCGTTACAGCGGACGCACGCAGACCCAAACCCGCCTGGCCAGCACCCTCATAGACCGGCCCGCGCCCGCTTTCGAGCGCACCTCGTCCAAACGCATCAGCCGCAGTCTCgatggag CACCAATGATCAGCATAACCGAGGTCGGCCGCGACACGACTGAGAATGGACACGAGCCCCATCTGGACCTCCACTCTGACTCCAAG AATCCAATGAGAGTGCGAGTGGATAATATTTATGTGAAGCACAGTAATTTGATGTTAGAG GACCACGATAAGACCCAAGAGGAAGTACTGAAACACCAGGCTAGCGTTAGCGAGCTCAAGCGCTCTTTTATGGAGGCGCCGCCTCCTTCCCCTCCGCAACACAACCTGTGGGAGAAGCGCATCACAGCCTCTCCTGCCATCACGGCACGCGTTCAGCAGCCCGCAGCG GCTCCCGTGACGGAAGCGGCGGCAACCGCAGCTTCGGCGGCAGATAACAGCGACACCAAAGAACCCATCAAG acgaCGGAAGTTGAAATTGAAGAAACGGTTGTGGTGCAAGAGATTTCCACCAAAGCCGTCGTCCCGGAGGAGCACGCGCAGGGAGTGAAAGCGGAAGATCAGAAGGAGAAAATGAAGCAGCGGGAGAGCGTTTCGTCGGAGAGCGAAAGCGACGGCGAGGCGGAATATCACCCCAACAACGCGCTCGCACCCGTGTCCATCTGCCGCACTCAAATCCCcgaggagggagaggaagaagaggaacagGAGAAGTCGGGGCAGGTTAGCCAGCCCGCCCAACCTGCCAAGCTAGAGGAAGTGAAgaaagaagcagaagaagacaCGGTCACGCCCGGCGAAGCTCCCAACGGTCCGACTCGGCACGAAGAGGCCGACGCCCCGCCGCGCGAAGAAGTGCCCAAAGTGAACGGAGAGGCCACGGTGGTGGATGCGCGCCCGCAGGTTATTTGTTGCTCTCAG CCGCCCGTGGTAAAGACCGAAATGGTGACAATATCGGACACGTTTGCGGCACAGAAGACCGAGATCGCGACCATGGAAGTGCCCATCGTGCACACGGAAACCAAGACCATCACATACGAGGCCGCACAG CTTGACGGAAGCGGCGACGGCGAGCCCGGCATTCTGATGACCGCTCAGACAATCACCTCGGAATCTCTgtgcaccaccaccaccacgcaCATCACCAAG ACGTTAAAGGGCGGCCTGTCGGAGACGAGGATCGAGAAGCGCATCGTCATCAGCGGCGACTGCAACATCGACCACGACGAG AACTGA
- the epb41l2 gene encoding band 4.1-like protein 2 isoform X9: MKLVVCHVTLLDGSDFTCEVEKRAKGLFLFFKVCEHLNLLEKDYFGLTYTDHHEQKCWLDPTKEIKRQIRSNNWQFAFNVKFYPPDPSLLTEDITRYLLCLQLREDVASGRLPCSFVTHALLGSYTLQAEIGDYEPDQSRPLDYISQLTFAPNQSKEMEEKILELHKSHKGMTPAQADTQFLENAKKLSMYGVDMHHAKDSEGVDIMLGVCGNGLLVYKDRLRINRFAWPKILKISYKRNNFYIKIRPGETEQFESTVGFKLQNHRSAKRLWKVCVENHSFFRLNAPEPPITPRFLTLGSKFRYSGRTQTQTRLASTLIDRPAPAFERTSSKRISRSLDGAPMISITEVGRDTTENGHEPHLDLHSDSKNPMRVRVDNIYVKHSNLMLEDHDKTQEEVLKHQASVSELKRSFMEAPPPSPPQHNLWEKRITASPAITARVQQPAAPPVVKTEMVTISDTFAAQKTEIATMEVPIVHTETKTITYEAAQLDGSGDGEPGILMTAQTITSESLCTTTTTHITKTLKGGLSETRIEKRIVISGDCNIDHDEALAQAIKEAKEQHPEMSVTRVVVHKETDLAEEED; the protein is encoded by the exons AAACGGGCCAAGGGTCTGTTCCTGTTCTTCAAGGTATGCGAACACCTCAATCTACTTGAGAAGGACTACTTTGGTCTGACGTACACGGACCACCACGAGCAGAAG TGCTGGTTGGACCCCACCAAGGAAATCAAGAGACAAATCCGCA GTAACAACTGGCAGTTTGCATTCAACGTCAAATTCTACCCACCTGATCCCTCGCTGCTCACTGAAGACATCACAAG GTACCTGTTGTGTCTGCAGCTCCGTGAAGACGTGGCCTCCGGTCGACTGCCTTGCTCGTTTGTCACTCACGCTCTCCTGGGCTCATACACACTGCAG GCGGAAATTGGTGACTACGAACCCGACCAGTCTCGGCCTCTGGACTACATCAGCCAGCTGACTTTTGCCCCCAATCAAAGTAAAGAAATGGAAGAGAAGATTTTGGAGCTACACAAGTCCCACAA GGGAATGACACCAGCGCAGGCCGACACACAATTTCTAGAAAACGCCAAGAAGTTGTCCATGTACGGGGTGGACATGCATCATGCTAAG GATTCTGAGGGCGTGGACATCATGCTGGGAGTGTGCGGCAACGGACTGTTGGTCTACAAGGACCGCCTTCGGATAAATCGCTTTGCTTGGCCCAAAATCCTCAAGATTTCCTACAAGAGGAACAACTTCTACATCAAGATCCGACCCGGAGAG ACGGAGCAATTTGAGAGCACGGTGGGATTCAAACTCCAGAATCACCGCTCCGCCAAACGGCTGTGGAAAGTCTGCGTGGAGAACCACAGCTTCTTCAG GCTAAACGCCCCCGAGCCCCCCATCACCCCCCGCTTCTTGACTCTGGGCTCCAAGTTCCGTTACAGCGGACGCACGCAGACCCAAACCCGCCTGGCCAGCACCCTCATAGACCGGCCCGCGCCCGCTTTCGAGCGCACCTCGTCCAAACGCATCAGCCGCAGTCTCgatggag CACCAATGATCAGCATAACCGAGGTCGGCCGCGACACGACTGAGAATGGACACGAGCCCCATCTGGACCTCCACTCTGACTCCAAG AATCCAATGAGAGTGCGAGTGGATAATATTTATGTGAAGCACAGTAATTTGATGTTAGAG GACCACGATAAGACCCAAGAGGAAGTACTGAAACACCAGGCTAGCGTTAGCGAGCTCAAGCGCTCTTTTATGGAGGCGCCGCCTCCTTCCCCTCCGCAACACAACCTGTGGGAGAAGCGCATCACAGCCTCTCCTGCCATCACGGCACGCGTTCAGCAGCCCGCAGCG CCGCCCGTGGTAAAGACCGAAATGGTGACAATATCGGACACGTTTGCGGCACAGAAGACCGAGATCGCGACCATGGAAGTGCCCATCGTGCACACGGAAACCAAGACCATCACATACGAGGCCGCACAG CTTGACGGAAGCGGCGACGGCGAGCCCGGCATTCTGATGACCGCTCAGACAATCACCTCGGAATCTCTgtgcaccaccaccaccacgcaCATCACCAAG ACGTTAAAGGGCGGCCTGTCGGAGACGAGGATCGAGAAGCGCATCGTCATCAGCGGCGACTGCAACATCGACCACGACGAG GCTTTGGCCCAGGCCATTAAGGAGGCCAAAGAGCAACATCCTGAGATGTCTGTCACCAGAGTGGTGGTTCATAAAGAGACCGACCTGGCCGAAGAGGAGGATTGA
- the epb41l2 gene encoding band 4.1-like protein 2 isoform X3, whose amino-acid sequence MKLVVCHVTLLDGSDFTCEVEKRAKGLFLFFKVCEHLNLLEKDYFGLTYTDHHEQKCWLDPTKEIKRQIRSNNWQFAFNVKFYPPDPSLLTEDITRYLLCLQLREDVASGRLPCSFVTHALLGSYTLQAEIGDYEPDQSRPLDYISQLTFAPNQSKEMEEKILELHKSHKGMTPAQADTQFLENAKKLSMYGVDMHHAKDSEGVDIMLGVCGNGLLVYKDRLRINRFAWPKILKISYKRNNFYIKIRPGETEQFESTVGFKLQNHRSAKRLWKVCVENHSFFRLNAPEPPITPRFLTLGSKFRYSGRTQTQTRLASTLIDRPAPAFERTSSKRISRSLDGAPMISITEVGRDTTENGHEPHLDLHSDSKNPMRVRVDNIYVKHSNLMLEDHDKTQEEVLKHQASVSELKRSFMEAPPPSPPQHNLWEKRITASPAITARVQQPAATTEVEIEETVVVQEISTKAVVPEEHAQGVKAEDQKEKMKQRESVSSESESDGEAEYHPNNALAPVSICRTQIPEEGEEEEEQEKSGQVSQPAQPAKLEEVKKEAEEDTVTPGEAPNGPTRHEEADAPPREEVPKVNGEATVVDARPQVICCSQPPVVKTEMVTISDTFAAQKTEIATMEVPIVHTETKTITYEAAQLDGSGDGEPGILMTAQTITSESLCTTTTTHITKTLKGGLSETRIEKRIVISGDCNIDHDEALAQAIKEAKEQHPEMSVTRVVVHKETDLAEEED is encoded by the exons AAACGGGCCAAGGGTCTGTTCCTGTTCTTCAAGGTATGCGAACACCTCAATCTACTTGAGAAGGACTACTTTGGTCTGACGTACACGGACCACCACGAGCAGAAG TGCTGGTTGGACCCCACCAAGGAAATCAAGAGACAAATCCGCA GTAACAACTGGCAGTTTGCATTCAACGTCAAATTCTACCCACCTGATCCCTCGCTGCTCACTGAAGACATCACAAG GTACCTGTTGTGTCTGCAGCTCCGTGAAGACGTGGCCTCCGGTCGACTGCCTTGCTCGTTTGTCACTCACGCTCTCCTGGGCTCATACACACTGCAG GCGGAAATTGGTGACTACGAACCCGACCAGTCTCGGCCTCTGGACTACATCAGCCAGCTGACTTTTGCCCCCAATCAAAGTAAAGAAATGGAAGAGAAGATTTTGGAGCTACACAAGTCCCACAA GGGAATGACACCAGCGCAGGCCGACACACAATTTCTAGAAAACGCCAAGAAGTTGTCCATGTACGGGGTGGACATGCATCATGCTAAG GATTCTGAGGGCGTGGACATCATGCTGGGAGTGTGCGGCAACGGACTGTTGGTCTACAAGGACCGCCTTCGGATAAATCGCTTTGCTTGGCCCAAAATCCTCAAGATTTCCTACAAGAGGAACAACTTCTACATCAAGATCCGACCCGGAGAG ACGGAGCAATTTGAGAGCACGGTGGGATTCAAACTCCAGAATCACCGCTCCGCCAAACGGCTGTGGAAAGTCTGCGTGGAGAACCACAGCTTCTTCAG GCTAAACGCCCCCGAGCCCCCCATCACCCCCCGCTTCTTGACTCTGGGCTCCAAGTTCCGTTACAGCGGACGCACGCAGACCCAAACCCGCCTGGCCAGCACCCTCATAGACCGGCCCGCGCCCGCTTTCGAGCGCACCTCGTCCAAACGCATCAGCCGCAGTCTCgatggag CACCAATGATCAGCATAACCGAGGTCGGCCGCGACACGACTGAGAATGGACACGAGCCCCATCTGGACCTCCACTCTGACTCCAAG AATCCAATGAGAGTGCGAGTGGATAATATTTATGTGAAGCACAGTAATTTGATGTTAGAG GACCACGATAAGACCCAAGAGGAAGTACTGAAACACCAGGCTAGCGTTAGCGAGCTCAAGCGCTCTTTTATGGAGGCGCCGCCTCCTTCCCCTCCGCAACACAACCTGTGGGAGAAGCGCATCACAGCCTCTCCTGCCATCACGGCACGCGTTCAGCAGCCCGCAGCG acgaCGGAAGTTGAAATTGAAGAAACGGTTGTGGTGCAAGAGATTTCCACCAAAGCCGTCGTCCCGGAGGAGCACGCGCAGGGAGTGAAAGCGGAAGATCAGAAGGAGAAAATGAAGCAGCGGGAGAGCGTTTCGTCGGAGAGCGAAAGCGACGGCGAGGCGGAATATCACCCCAACAACGCGCTCGCACCCGTGTCCATCTGCCGCACTCAAATCCCcgaggagggagaggaagaagaggaacagGAGAAGTCGGGGCAGGTTAGCCAGCCCGCCCAACCTGCCAAGCTAGAGGAAGTGAAgaaagaagcagaagaagacaCGGTCACGCCCGGCGAAGCTCCCAACGGTCCGACTCGGCACGAAGAGGCCGACGCCCCGCCGCGCGAAGAAGTGCCCAAAGTGAACGGAGAGGCCACGGTGGTGGATGCGCGCCCGCAGGTTATTTGTTGCTCTCAG CCGCCCGTGGTAAAGACCGAAATGGTGACAATATCGGACACGTTTGCGGCACAGAAGACCGAGATCGCGACCATGGAAGTGCCCATCGTGCACACGGAAACCAAGACCATCACATACGAGGCCGCACAG CTTGACGGAAGCGGCGACGGCGAGCCCGGCATTCTGATGACCGCTCAGACAATCACCTCGGAATCTCTgtgcaccaccaccaccacgcaCATCACCAAG ACGTTAAAGGGCGGCCTGTCGGAGACGAGGATCGAGAAGCGCATCGTCATCAGCGGCGACTGCAACATCGACCACGACGAG GCTTTGGCCCAGGCCATTAAGGAGGCCAAAGAGCAACATCCTGAGATGTCTGTCACCAGAGTGGTGGTTCATAAAGAGACCGACCTGGCCGAAGAGGAGGATTGA
- the epb41l2 gene encoding band 4.1-like protein 2 isoform X10: MKLVVCHVTLLDGSDFTCEVEKRAKGLFLFFKVCEHLNLLEKDYFGLTYTDHHEQKCWLDPTKEIKRQIRSNNWQFAFNVKFYPPDPSLLTEDITRYLLCLQLREDVASGRLPCSFVTHALLGSYTLQAEIGDYEPDQSRPLDYISQLTFAPNQSKEMEEKILELHKSHKGMTPAQADTQFLENAKKLSMYGVDMHHAKDSEGVDIMLGVCGNGLLVYKDRLRINRFAWPKILKISYKRNNFYIKIRPGETEQFESTVGFKLQNHRSAKRLWKVCVENHSFFRLNAPEPPITPRFLTLGSKFRYSGRTQTQTRLASTLIDRPAPAFERTSSKRISRSLDGAPMISITEVGRDTTENGHEPHLDLHSDSKAPVTEAAATAASAADNSDTKEPIKPPVVKTEMVTISDTFAAQKTEIATMEVPIVHTETKTITYEAAQLDGSGDGEPGILMTAQTITSESLCTTTTTHITKTLKGGLSETRIEKRIVISGDCNIDHDEALAQAIKEAKEQHPEMSVTRVVVHKETDLAEEED; this comes from the exons AAACGGGCCAAGGGTCTGTTCCTGTTCTTCAAGGTATGCGAACACCTCAATCTACTTGAGAAGGACTACTTTGGTCTGACGTACACGGACCACCACGAGCAGAAG TGCTGGTTGGACCCCACCAAGGAAATCAAGAGACAAATCCGCA GTAACAACTGGCAGTTTGCATTCAACGTCAAATTCTACCCACCTGATCCCTCGCTGCTCACTGAAGACATCACAAG GTACCTGTTGTGTCTGCAGCTCCGTGAAGACGTGGCCTCCGGTCGACTGCCTTGCTCGTTTGTCACTCACGCTCTCCTGGGCTCATACACACTGCAG GCGGAAATTGGTGACTACGAACCCGACCAGTCTCGGCCTCTGGACTACATCAGCCAGCTGACTTTTGCCCCCAATCAAAGTAAAGAAATGGAAGAGAAGATTTTGGAGCTACACAAGTCCCACAA GGGAATGACACCAGCGCAGGCCGACACACAATTTCTAGAAAACGCCAAGAAGTTGTCCATGTACGGGGTGGACATGCATCATGCTAAG GATTCTGAGGGCGTGGACATCATGCTGGGAGTGTGCGGCAACGGACTGTTGGTCTACAAGGACCGCCTTCGGATAAATCGCTTTGCTTGGCCCAAAATCCTCAAGATTTCCTACAAGAGGAACAACTTCTACATCAAGATCCGACCCGGAGAG ACGGAGCAATTTGAGAGCACGGTGGGATTCAAACTCCAGAATCACCGCTCCGCCAAACGGCTGTGGAAAGTCTGCGTGGAGAACCACAGCTTCTTCAG GCTAAACGCCCCCGAGCCCCCCATCACCCCCCGCTTCTTGACTCTGGGCTCCAAGTTCCGTTACAGCGGACGCACGCAGACCCAAACCCGCCTGGCCAGCACCCTCATAGACCGGCCCGCGCCCGCTTTCGAGCGCACCTCGTCCAAACGCATCAGCCGCAGTCTCgatggag CACCAATGATCAGCATAACCGAGGTCGGCCGCGACACGACTGAGAATGGACACGAGCCCCATCTGGACCTCCACTCTGACTCCAAG GCTCCCGTGACGGAAGCGGCGGCAACCGCAGCTTCGGCGGCAGATAACAGCGACACCAAAGAACCCATCAAG CCGCCCGTGGTAAAGACCGAAATGGTGACAATATCGGACACGTTTGCGGCACAGAAGACCGAGATCGCGACCATGGAAGTGCCCATCGTGCACACGGAAACCAAGACCATCACATACGAGGCCGCACAG CTTGACGGAAGCGGCGACGGCGAGCCCGGCATTCTGATGACCGCTCAGACAATCACCTCGGAATCTCTgtgcaccaccaccaccacgcaCATCACCAAG ACGTTAAAGGGCGGCCTGTCGGAGACGAGGATCGAGAAGCGCATCGTCATCAGCGGCGACTGCAACATCGACCACGACGAG GCTTTGGCCCAGGCCATTAAGGAGGCCAAAGAGCAACATCCTGAGATGTCTGTCACCAGAGTGGTGGTTCATAAAGAGACCGACCTGGCCGAAGAGGAGGATTGA
- the epb41l2 gene encoding band 4.1-like protein 2 isoform X8: MKLVVCHVTLLDGSDFTCEVEKRAKGLFLFFKVCEHLNLLEKDYFGLTYTDHHEQKCWLDPTKEIKRQIRSNNWQFAFNVKFYPPDPSLLTEDITRYLLCLQLREDVASGRLPCSFVTHALLGSYTLQAEIGDYEPDQSRPLDYISQLTFAPNQSKEMEEKILELHKSHKGMTPAQADTQFLENAKKLSMYGVDMHHAKDSEGVDIMLGVCGNGLLVYKDRLRINRFAWPKILKISYKRNNFYIKIRPGETEQFESTVGFKLQNHRSAKRLWKVCVENHSFFRLNAPEPPITPRFLTLGSKFRYSGRTQTQTRLASTLIDRPAPAFERTSSKRISRSLDGAPMISITEVGRDTTENGHEPHLDLHSDSKNPMRVRVDNIYVKHSNLMLEDHDKTQEEVLKHQASVSELKRSFMEAPPPSPPQHNLWEKRITASPAITARVQQPAAAPVTEAAATAASAADNSDTKEPIKPPVVKTEMVTISDTFAAQKTEIATMEVPIVHTETKTITYEAAQLDGSGDGEPGILMTAQTITSESLCTTTTTHITKTLKGGLSETRIEKRIVISGDCNIDHDEALAQAIKEAKEQHPEMSVTRVVVHKETDLAEEED, translated from the exons AAACGGGCCAAGGGTCTGTTCCTGTTCTTCAAGGTATGCGAACACCTCAATCTACTTGAGAAGGACTACTTTGGTCTGACGTACACGGACCACCACGAGCAGAAG TGCTGGTTGGACCCCACCAAGGAAATCAAGAGACAAATCCGCA GTAACAACTGGCAGTTTGCATTCAACGTCAAATTCTACCCACCTGATCCCTCGCTGCTCACTGAAGACATCACAAG GTACCTGTTGTGTCTGCAGCTCCGTGAAGACGTGGCCTCCGGTCGACTGCCTTGCTCGTTTGTCACTCACGCTCTCCTGGGCTCATACACACTGCAG GCGGAAATTGGTGACTACGAACCCGACCAGTCTCGGCCTCTGGACTACATCAGCCAGCTGACTTTTGCCCCCAATCAAAGTAAAGAAATGGAAGAGAAGATTTTGGAGCTACACAAGTCCCACAA GGGAATGACACCAGCGCAGGCCGACACACAATTTCTAGAAAACGCCAAGAAGTTGTCCATGTACGGGGTGGACATGCATCATGCTAAG GATTCTGAGGGCGTGGACATCATGCTGGGAGTGTGCGGCAACGGACTGTTGGTCTACAAGGACCGCCTTCGGATAAATCGCTTTGCTTGGCCCAAAATCCTCAAGATTTCCTACAAGAGGAACAACTTCTACATCAAGATCCGACCCGGAGAG ACGGAGCAATTTGAGAGCACGGTGGGATTCAAACTCCAGAATCACCGCTCCGCCAAACGGCTGTGGAAAGTCTGCGTGGAGAACCACAGCTTCTTCAG GCTAAACGCCCCCGAGCCCCCCATCACCCCCCGCTTCTTGACTCTGGGCTCCAAGTTCCGTTACAGCGGACGCACGCAGACCCAAACCCGCCTGGCCAGCACCCTCATAGACCGGCCCGCGCCCGCTTTCGAGCGCACCTCGTCCAAACGCATCAGCCGCAGTCTCgatggag CACCAATGATCAGCATAACCGAGGTCGGCCGCGACACGACTGAGAATGGACACGAGCCCCATCTGGACCTCCACTCTGACTCCAAG AATCCAATGAGAGTGCGAGTGGATAATATTTATGTGAAGCACAGTAATTTGATGTTAGAG GACCACGATAAGACCCAAGAGGAAGTACTGAAACACCAGGCTAGCGTTAGCGAGCTCAAGCGCTCTTTTATGGAGGCGCCGCCTCCTTCCCCTCCGCAACACAACCTGTGGGAGAAGCGCATCACAGCCTCTCCTGCCATCACGGCACGCGTTCAGCAGCCCGCAGCG GCTCCCGTGACGGAAGCGGCGGCAACCGCAGCTTCGGCGGCAGATAACAGCGACACCAAAGAACCCATCAAG CCGCCCGTGGTAAAGACCGAAATGGTGACAATATCGGACACGTTTGCGGCACAGAAGACCGAGATCGCGACCATGGAAGTGCCCATCGTGCACACGGAAACCAAGACCATCACATACGAGGCCGCACAG CTTGACGGAAGCGGCGACGGCGAGCCCGGCATTCTGATGACCGCTCAGACAATCACCTCGGAATCTCTgtgcaccaccaccaccacgcaCATCACCAAG ACGTTAAAGGGCGGCCTGTCGGAGACGAGGATCGAGAAGCGCATCGTCATCAGCGGCGACTGCAACATCGACCACGACGAG GCTTTGGCCCAGGCCATTAAGGAGGCCAAAGAGCAACATCCTGAGATGTCTGTCACCAGAGTGGTGGTTCATAAAGAGACCGACCTGGCCGAAGAGGAGGATTGA